The region TTTTCCTCATCGGAGAGGGGACTGCTGAGGACAATAAAAGGCAGTTCTTTTATATCCTCATTTTTTCTCATAAAGGAAAGTATCTCCCAGGTTGGCTGACCGTTAAGCCTTATCTCAGCTACTATTCCGTCAATATCCCTTTCAGATGAAAGTATCTCCTTTGCCTCCTGAATTGACCTTACCTGTATCACCTTTGAGTTACTGAACTGAGCTACATCCTGTAGTACTCTGTAGGTCTCAACATCATCATCAAGCAGGAGTATCTTCATCTATCCTTCCCTTATACAAATTTTATTTCTGGCAAGGTATCTATAAATCCTTTTTCGTAAGCTTCTTTTAAGAAAAGCTCAATGGCCTTTCTTCCCCTTTCTCCGTAATCGACTGTAAGCTCATTTACATACATACCTATAAATCTGTCAGCCTTTTCCTTTGTCATTCCTCTTGCGTACTTCAATGCATACTCAACGGCCTCATCCCTGTGTTCAAGTGAGTATTTTATACTTTCCCTCAGTATTTCAGATACCTCTTTCATAACCTCTTCACCTAAATCTTTCCTGATTACATTTCCACCAAGGGGAAGTGGAAGACCTCCTGTCTTTTCGTACCACCACTTTCCTAAATCAACAATACATACAAGACCTTCATCCTGGTATGTTAACTGTCCCTCATGTATTATAAGACCTGCATCAACCTTTCCTTCCTTCACTGCAGGAATGATCTCATCAAAATCTATAACTTCGTAATCAAAATCAGAGGTTTCAAGGAAGAGTTCAAGGGCGAGAAATGCTGATGTCAGTTTACCAGGAACAGCTATCTTTTTATTCTTCAGTTCAGAAACATCAAAACTTTCCCTTGCAACAATCATTGGACCGTAATTATCGCCCATACTTGCCCCACTTGATAGAAGGGCGTACTTGTCTGCAACATACGGAAATGCATGGATTGAGATCGCACTTACCTCATAAACACCTTTTAAAGCTTTCTGGTTTAATGTCTCTATATCAGATAAAACATCAATAAATCTGTAACCCTTTGTATCAATCTTGTTCTGATTGATAGCATAAAACATAAAAGCATCATCAGAGTCAGGGCTGTGAGCCACATGGATTACCATTTTTTCTTCTTTTATAGCCATCTTACTCTCCAACAGTTATTTTTATTAATTTTATAACAATTTTACTAACTTTCCAAAGTTATAAAAGTCGTGATAAACAGGTGCTTTTATATCAACAACCTTTCCTGTAAATGGGTGTAAAAATCTAAGTCTGTATCCGTGAAGCATCTGTCTTTTTACATTCTTTGTGAGGGGATCCTCGACCTTTTTTAATCCATAAATCTTATCTCCGACTATAGGGTGTCTTATCTTTGAGGAATGGATTCTTATCTGGTGTTTCCTTCCTGTTTTTATCTCAACTTCAAAAAGAGTGAAACCCTTTGAGATCTTTTTTGTAAAAAATATTGATTTTGCGTACTTTTTATCAACAGGCATATTAACAACCTTTTTTTTGAATTTTGCCTCCCCATATGATATGGAAAGGTAAACTTTTACTACCTCTTTCCTGTGCCACAGATCCTTAAACCTGTGAAAGATCTTTTCATTTTTTGCAAATAGAAGGACTCCTGAGGTTTCCCTGTCAAGTCTGTGAATTGCCTTTAATCTTCTGTCTAAAACCTTTCTCAACTGATATTCAACTGATCCTTTTCTGCCTTCGGATTCTAAAAAAGGTGGTTTTTGAACGGCTAATATAAACTGATCTTCGTATATTACGCTTTTTTCAGGTTTCCAGCTGAAAGAGTTATCTATGTCTGCTATCTCAACGATATCACCTTTTTTTAATGTATGTGAGGCTATCCAGACCCTTTTACTGTTAACAAAAACATTTTTGCTGTCTATAATCTCTTTTGCCTTATTCTTTGTCAGGCCTAACACTTCTGAGATGAAACTCTTAAGATCTGTCTCTTTATTTACAGGAAACTTCTTCATAACTCTCCATCACATTTTTTAAGGAACTGTAATATATACCCTTTTACCTTAGGTATCAATGGTTTCCCGTGGTATTTACCTGATATAAGGATCAGGGTCCCGTTATTCAGTCTTTCCATAAGATAAAGACTTACTTTTGAAGAACCTAAAGGATCGTTTAATGAGGATACGATCATTACAGGATTTTCGTAATAGCTGAGAGAAAGATCTATCCTTTCTTTACCTACAGATACAGGTGATCCTGGAGATATTGAAACTAAACATTTTATATCCTGCTGTAATACTACAGGGAATATTGAGATTCCTCCAAGTGATGACCCTACAAGTATAACTCTTTCAGGATCAATATTCTCACTTTCAATAAGATGGTCTATCCATAGGGATATGTCATCAGGGATTAGAGAGAAATTTACATTCTGATTACTCTTTTTAAAAAAGTTGATAATATCAGCAGGTGATCTGAAATTCTCCTTGAAGAATATTTTTGTTTCTTTTCCGTTTTTCAAAATTGATTTTCCGTGCCCTCTAAGGTCTATCAGTAAAACAGCGTAACCGGACTCAATTAACGATGGGTAAAAATCCTCCCACATTTTGAGAGAACTTCCAAACTGGTGGACGAGGACAGCAACTGGAGGTTTCTTTTTACCTTCAGGTTTATAGAGC is a window of Persephonella marina EX-H1 DNA encoding:
- a CDS encoding alpha/beta hydrolase family protein; this translates as MFYFFIIYLILLTGISMGKDVQIFSDDGFVLKGQLYKPEGKKKPPVAVLVHQFGSSLKMWEDFYPSLIESGYAVLLIDLRGHGKSILKNGKETKIFFKENFRSPADIINFFKKSNQNVNFSLIPDDISLWIDHLIESENIDPERVILVGSSLGGISIFPVVLQQDIKCLVSISPGSPVSVGKERIDLSLSYYENPVMIVSSLNDPLGSSKVSLYLMERLNNGTLILISGKYHGKPLIPKVKGYILQFLKKCDGEL
- a CDS encoding menaquinone biosynthesis family protein gives rise to the protein MAIKEEKMVIHVAHSPDSDDAFMFYAINQNKIDTKGYRFIDVLSDIETLNQKALKGVYEVSAISIHAFPYVADKYALLSSGASMGDNYGPMIVARESFDVSELKNKKIAVPGKLTSAFLALELFLETSDFDYEVIDFDEIIPAVKEGKVDAGLIIHEGQLTYQDEGLVCIVDLGKWWYEKTGGLPLPLGGNVIRKDLGEEVMKEVSEILRESIKYSLEHRDEAVEYALKYARGMTKEKADRFIGMYVNELTVDYGERGRKAIELFLKEAYEKGFIDTLPEIKFV
- a CDS encoding RluA family pseudouridine synthase, with product MKKFPVNKETDLKSFISEVLGLTKNKAKEIIDSKNVFVNSKRVWIASHTLKKGDIVEIADIDNSFSWKPEKSVIYEDQFILAVQKPPFLESEGRKGSVEYQLRKVLDRRLKAIHRLDRETSGVLLFAKNEKIFHRFKDLWHRKEVVKVYLSISYGEAKFKKKVVNMPVDKKYAKSIFFTKKISKGFTLFEVEIKTGRKHQIRIHSSKIRHPIVGDKIYGLKKVEDPLTKNVKRQMLHGYRLRFLHPFTGKVVDIKAPVYHDFYNFGKLVKLL
- a CDS encoding response regulator, whose product is MKILLLDDDVETYRVLQDVAQFSNSKVIQVRSIQEAKEILSSERDIDGIVAEIRLNGQPTWEILSFMRKNEDIKELPFIVLSSPLSDEEKEFFEHMKVTAILEKPFNPLEVFTEILEHLKKVKGEEYIRERLEEEEVDRSLLKSIIQKIINALKNIFKKK